One region of Quercus lobata isolate SW786 chromosome 2, ValleyOak3.0 Primary Assembly, whole genome shotgun sequence genomic DNA includes:
- the LOC115975757 gene encoding LEAF RUST 10 DISEASE-RESISTANCE LOCUS RECEPTOR-LIKE PROTEIN KINASE-like 1.4 isoform X6 → MYPLISFFFFFFLSVSATTSFPTSINKFDECYQYQAPFDCGPFKNLSQPFTSQTRPANCAQTQTEFLLTKCDATDTESPELTIPPLSYRVLRLNQTDKTMTLARSDLWENTCLTGFTNTSLGSTILNYTSDNEDLTIYYGCNANFSLKPTNQFNCSINGKVSASFYLTGPVPTDPVLNITTCQVGVRLKILQMAAIELTTNRSALKEALMSGFNVTYSDCGTQSCPNPDQKSNVPLGVGIGIAGAAIAGIFLGFFIFSIRKRKKRRAQESKSKDLPTPPSSTGGPASSNFARSIPSYPYSKSDLEKGSTYFGAQIFSYDELEEATNNFDTSRELGDGGFGTVYYGKLHDGRVVAVKRLYENNLKRVEQFMNEVEILTKIRHKNLVTLYGCTSKRSRELLLVYEYIPNGTVADHLHGNRSKSGLLTWPVRLSIAIESAEALAYLHVSDVIHRDVKTNNILLDEKFQVKVADFGLSRLFPTDVTHVSTAPQGTPGYVDPEYYQCYQLTDKSDVYSFGVVLIELISSLPAVDTNRHRHDINLSNMAVNKIQNHALHELVDPYIGFEKDYTVKRMTTSVAELAFRCLQQERDMRPSMDEVLEILRGIQNEEIGAQKAEVVDIRAADDVGLLKNIPPPLSPDSVVNDKWQMQDLRRTA, encoded by the exons ATGTACCCATTaatctccttcttcttcttcttcttcctctccgTCTCCGCCACGACTTCGTTTCCCACCTCAATCAATAAATTCGACGAATGTTATCAATATCAGGCCCCCTTCGACTGTGGGCCCTTCAAgaacctctctcaacccttcaCCTCCCAAACCCGGCCCGCCAACTGCGCCCAGACCCAAACCGAGTTCCTGCTCACCAAATGCGACGCCACCGACACCGAGTCACCCGAGTTGACCATCCCCCCACTGAGTTACCGGGTCCTCCGACTTAACCAGACCGATAAAACCATGACCCTAGCCAGGTCAGACCTCTGGGAAAACACGTGCCTAACGGGATTCACTAATACCTCTCTGGGTTCCACGATTCTGAATTACACTAGCGACAATGAGGACCTCACTATCTACTACGGTTGCAACGCTAACTTTTCGTTGAAGCCTACTAATCAGTTTAATTGTAGCATTAATGGGAAAGTGAGCGCTTCTTTTTATCTGACCGGTCCGGTTCCGACCGATCCGGTTCTGAATATTACTACATGCCAAGTCGGGGTCAGACTCAAAATCCTTCAAATGGCGGCGATTGAGCTAACAACCAATCGGTCCGCTCTTAAGGAAGCTTTGATGAGTGGTTTTAATGTGACTTATAGTGATTGTGGCACTCAGTCGTGTCCCAACCCAG ACCAAAAATCTAATGTACCACTCGGAGTAG GCATAGGCATAGCAGGTGCGGCCATTGCTGGCATTTTTCTAggtttcttcatcttttccatCAGGAAACGAAAGAAAAGACGCGCACAAGAATCAAAAAGCAAAGACCTGCCTACACCTCCTTCAAGCACAGGTGGACCTGCTTCTTCTAATTTCGCTCGAAGCATCCCGTCTTATCCCTACTCAAAGTCAGATCTTGAAAAGGGAAGCACCTACTTTGGAGCGCAGATTTTCAGCTATGATGAACTGGAAGAAGCCACTAACAATTTTGACACTTCTAGAGAACTTGGAGATGGGGGATTCGGCACTGTTTACTATG GCAAGCTCCATGATGGGCGTGTAGTTGCAGTGAAGCGCctatatgaaaataatttaaaacgtGTTGAGCAGTTCATGAATGAAGTTGAGATCCTAACTAAGATAAGGCACAAAAACCTTGTGACACTGTATGGGTGCACCTCAAAACGTAGCCGAGAACTTCTCCTTGTTTACGAATACATTCCCAATGGAACTGTGGCTGATCATCTTCATGGAAATCGTTCGAAATCCGGTTTGCTGACTTGGCCAGTTCGGTTGAGCATTGCCATAGAGTCAGCTGAGGCACTGGCATACCTCCATGTATCAGATGTTATACACCGTGATGTCAAAACCAACAACATTCTCCTTGATGAGAAATTCCAAGTTAAAGTGGCTGATTTCGGTTTGTCACGGTTGTTCCCAACAGATGTCACACATGTATCAACTGCTCCACAAGGGACACCTGGGTACGTCGATCCTGAGTATTACCAGTGCTACCAACTCACTGACAAAAGTGACGTTTATAGCTTTGGAGTGGTATTAATTGAACTTATATCATCACTACCAGCTGTGGACACCAATAGGCACCGGCACGATATAAATTTGTCTAACATGGCTGTCAACAAGATTCAAAATCATGCATTACATGAGTTGGTGGATCCATATATTGGGTTTGAAAAGGATTACACTGTAAAGAGGATGACAACGTCAGTGGCAGAATTGGCTTTTCGGTGCTTGCAACAGGAGAGGGATATGAGGCCTAGCATGGACGAAGTACTGGAGATTTTGAGAGGAATCCAAAATGAAGAGATAGGTGCTCAGAAAGCTGAAGTGGTGGATATTAGGGCAGCAGATGATGTTGGGCTTTTGAAGAATATTCCTCCCCCACTTTCTCCAGATTCAGTTGTGAATGATAAATGG CAGATGCAAGATTTAAGGAGAACTGCTTGA
- the LOC115975757 gene encoding LEAF RUST 10 DISEASE-RESISTANCE LOCUS RECEPTOR-LIKE PROTEIN KINASE-like 1.4 isoform X1, with amino-acid sequence MHLHLFPAITLSLMIIAITLIHCPTSLGAEDEQYLNCSAPLNCSGLTDLSYPFWGLNRPEYCGHPSFQLDCSNDAPRINISNINYRVLEVDKILQTLRVARTDYWDTICPSVLVNTTIDFTLFSYNTSDANLTLYYQCPLPLVPITSLIRTSVLQFNCTINNTNFFSYYSPNIYSPDLSSISNSIGACNYWVNVPILLSTAVALIPTQDAVAAAIDGGFMLTWNASNPQCDTCLGAGGLCGSDPNTSAFACHCQNGTFVSGCAGPVSSSNQKSNVPLGVGIGIAGAAIAGIFLGFFIFSIRKRKKRRAQESKSKDLPTPPSSTGGPASSNFARSIPSYPYSKSDLEKGSTYFGAQIFSYDELEEATNNFDTSRELGDGGFGTVYYGKLHDGRVVAVKRLYENNLKRVEQFMNEVEILTKIRHKNLVTLYGCTSKRSRELLLVYEYIPNGTVADHLHGNRSKSGLLTWPVRLSIAIESAEALAYLHVSDVIHRDVKTNNILLDEKFQVKVADFGLSRLFPTDVTHVSTAPQGTPGYVDPEYYQCYQLTDKSDVYSFGVVLIELISSLPAVDTNRHRHDINLSNMAVNKIQNHALHELVDPYIGFEKDYTVKRMTTSVAELAFRCLQQERDMRPSMDEVLEILRGIQNEEIGAQKAEVVDIRAADDVGLLKNIPPPLSPDSVVNDKWVSSSTPPNSF; translated from the exons atgCATCTCCATCTCTTTCCAGCCATCACTCTGTCCTTGATGATAATAGCCATAACGTTAATCCATTGTCCAACATCCTTGGGCGCAGAAGATGAGCAATACCTCAACTGCAGCGCACCATTAAATTGTAGCGGCTTGACCGACCTCAGTTATCCTTTTTGGGGATTGAATCGGCCAGAATATTGTGGTCACCCAAGTTTTCAGTTAGATTGCAGCAATGATGCCCCGCGAATCAATATCTCAAACATCAATTACAGAGTCCTTGAGGTCGATAAAATATTGCAGACTCTCAGGGTTGCTAGGACGGATTACTGGGACACGATTTGCCCTTCTGTGCTTGTTAATACCACCATAGATTTCACCCTATTTTCCTATAATACTTCAGATGCGAACCTGACACTCTATTATCAATGCCCTCTCCCTTTAGTTCCTATTACATCTCTGATCCGTACTAGCGTTCTTCAGTTTAACTGCACCATAAacaatacaaattttttcagttACTATTCCCCGAACATCTACTCTCCAGATTTATCCTCAATTAGTAACTCAATCGGCGCATGCAACTACTGGGTCAATGTTCCAATTCTGCTATCAACAGCTGTGGCTCTGATTCCAACTCAAGATGCAGTAGCGGCAGCTATTGATGGCGGCTTCATGTTGACTTGGAATGCAAGTAATCCCCAGTGTGATACATGCCTAGGAGCCGGAGGGCTTTGTGGTTCTGACCCAAACACAAGTGCATTTGCTTGCCACTGTCAAAACGGGACTTTTGTATCCGGGTGTGCTGGACCTGTATCATCATCAA ACCAAAAATCTAATGTACCACTCGGAGTAG GCATAGGCATAGCAGGTGCGGCCATTGCTGGCATTTTTCTAggtttcttcatcttttccatCAGGAAACGAAAGAAAAGACGCGCACAAGAATCAAAAAGCAAAGACCTGCCTACACCTCCTTCAAGCACAGGTGGACCTGCTTCTTCTAATTTCGCTCGAAGCATCCCGTCTTATCCCTACTCAAAGTCAGATCTTGAAAAGGGAAGCACCTACTTTGGAGCGCAGATTTTCAGCTATGATGAACTGGAAGAAGCCACTAACAATTTTGACACTTCTAGAGAACTTGGAGATGGGGGATTCGGCACTGTTTACTATG GCAAGCTCCATGATGGGCGTGTAGTTGCAGTGAAGCGCctatatgaaaataatttaaaacgtGTTGAGCAGTTCATGAATGAAGTTGAGATCCTAACTAAGATAAGGCACAAAAACCTTGTGACACTGTATGGGTGCACCTCAAAACGTAGCCGAGAACTTCTCCTTGTTTACGAATACATTCCCAATGGAACTGTGGCTGATCATCTTCATGGAAATCGTTCGAAATCCGGTTTGCTGACTTGGCCAGTTCGGTTGAGCATTGCCATAGAGTCAGCTGAGGCACTGGCATACCTCCATGTATCAGATGTTATACACCGTGATGTCAAAACCAACAACATTCTCCTTGATGAGAAATTCCAAGTTAAAGTGGCTGATTTCGGTTTGTCACGGTTGTTCCCAACAGATGTCACACATGTATCAACTGCTCCACAAGGGACACCTGGGTACGTCGATCCTGAGTATTACCAGTGCTACCAACTCACTGACAAAAGTGACGTTTATAGCTTTGGAGTGGTATTAATTGAACTTATATCATCACTACCAGCTGTGGACACCAATAGGCACCGGCACGATATAAATTTGTCTAACATGGCTGTCAACAAGATTCAAAATCATGCATTACATGAGTTGGTGGATCCATATATTGGGTTTGAAAAGGATTACACTGTAAAGAGGATGACAACGTCAGTGGCAGAATTGGCTTTTCGGTGCTTGCAACAGGAGAGGGATATGAGGCCTAGCATGGACGAAGTACTGGAGATTTTGAGAGGAATCCAAAATGAAGAGATAGGTGCTCAGAAAGCTGAAGTGGTGGATATTAGGGCAGCAGATGATGTTGGGCTTTTGAAGAATATTCCTCCCCCACTTTCTCCAGATTCAGTTGTGAATGATAAATGGGTTAGCAGCTCTACTCCACCTAATTCCTTCTAG
- the LOC115975757 gene encoding LEAF RUST 10 DISEASE-RESISTANCE LOCUS RECEPTOR-LIKE PROTEIN KINASE-like 1.4 isoform X4, with protein sequence MNSRFLFRYPPLVIFFITILVFVQIPVFLCYDLYASCNSKYHCGDIANVDYPFWGEDRVRGCGKPDLFLNCTRDITLIEMRNVTYRVLSVNMATRSLKIAREDYYSRGICSPKFVDTTLDSNFFVYSSGYANITLVYGCIPSTTPELFSCQGIGSGYIVPEVNGPGICKGPTVFVPVPVIHTMNGDIGDVSKMEEVLKEGFEVNWKEDMSCSDCIQTNKGVCGIDAYTNQTTCFYAPAPLKPQDQKSNVPLGVGIGIAGAAIAGIFLGFFIFSIRKRKKRRAQESKSKDLPTPPSSTGGPASSNFARSIPSYPYSKSDLEKGSTYFGAQIFSYDELEEATNNFDTSRELGDGGFGTVYYGKLHDGRVVAVKRLYENNLKRVEQFMNEVEILTKIRHKNLVTLYGCTSKRSRELLLVYEYIPNGTVADHLHGNRSKSGLLTWPVRLSIAIESAEALAYLHVSDVIHRDVKTNNILLDEKFQVKVADFGLSRLFPTDVTHVSTAPQGTPGYVDPEYYQCYQLTDKSDVYSFGVVLIELISSLPAVDTNRHRHDINLSNMAVNKIQNHALHELVDPYIGFEKDYTVKRMTTSVAELAFRCLQQERDMRPSMDEVLEILRGIQNEEIGAQKAEVVDIRAADDVGLLKNIPPPLSPDSVVNDKWVSSSTPPNSF encoded by the exons ATGAATTCTCGGTTTTTATTTCGGTATCCCCCTCTTGTTATTTTCTTCATCACAATCTTGGTTTTCGTCCAAATTCCTGTGTTCTTATGTTATGATTTGTATGCGAGTTGTAACAGTAAGTACCACTGCGGGGACATCGCTAACGTTGATTATCCGTTCTGGGGAGAGGACCGAGTGCGTGGTTGTGGCAAACCAGATTTGTTTCTCAATTGTACTCGTGACATCACTTTGATTGAAATGAGGAACGTAACATACCGCGTTTTGAGTGTTAACATGGCCACCAGAAGCCTCAAAATTGCCAGAGAGGACTACTACTCGCGAGGAATTTGTTCACCAAAGTTCGTGGATACCACCCttgattccaatttttttgtttatagctCTGGCTACGCAAATATTACGCTTGTCTATGGCTGTATTCCTTCAACCACGCCCGAATTGTTCAGTTGTCAAGGAATTGGGAGTGGCTATATTGTACCGGAAGTTAATGGTCCTGGTATATGTAAGGGTCCAACTGTTTTCGTTCCAGTTCCTGTAATCCATACAATGAATGGAGATATTGGGGATGTGTCCAAAATGGAAGAAGTACTTAAAGAGGGATTTGAGGTGAATTGGAAAGAGGATATGTCTTGTAGTGACTGTATTCAAACCAATAAGGGAGTTTGTGGTATTGACGCCTATACGAATCAAACTACTTGCTTCTACGCACCAGCCCCCCTAAAGCCTCAAG ACCAAAAATCTAATGTACCACTCGGAGTAG GCATAGGCATAGCAGGTGCGGCCATTGCTGGCATTTTTCTAggtttcttcatcttttccatCAGGAAACGAAAGAAAAGACGCGCACAAGAATCAAAAAGCAAAGACCTGCCTACACCTCCTTCAAGCACAGGTGGACCTGCTTCTTCTAATTTCGCTCGAAGCATCCCGTCTTATCCCTACTCAAAGTCAGATCTTGAAAAGGGAAGCACCTACTTTGGAGCGCAGATTTTCAGCTATGATGAACTGGAAGAAGCCACTAACAATTTTGACACTTCTAGAGAACTTGGAGATGGGGGATTCGGCACTGTTTACTATG GCAAGCTCCATGATGGGCGTGTAGTTGCAGTGAAGCGCctatatgaaaataatttaaaacgtGTTGAGCAGTTCATGAATGAAGTTGAGATCCTAACTAAGATAAGGCACAAAAACCTTGTGACACTGTATGGGTGCACCTCAAAACGTAGCCGAGAACTTCTCCTTGTTTACGAATACATTCCCAATGGAACTGTGGCTGATCATCTTCATGGAAATCGTTCGAAATCCGGTTTGCTGACTTGGCCAGTTCGGTTGAGCATTGCCATAGAGTCAGCTGAGGCACTGGCATACCTCCATGTATCAGATGTTATACACCGTGATGTCAAAACCAACAACATTCTCCTTGATGAGAAATTCCAAGTTAAAGTGGCTGATTTCGGTTTGTCACGGTTGTTCCCAACAGATGTCACACATGTATCAACTGCTCCACAAGGGACACCTGGGTACGTCGATCCTGAGTATTACCAGTGCTACCAACTCACTGACAAAAGTGACGTTTATAGCTTTGGAGTGGTATTAATTGAACTTATATCATCACTACCAGCTGTGGACACCAATAGGCACCGGCACGATATAAATTTGTCTAACATGGCTGTCAACAAGATTCAAAATCATGCATTACATGAGTTGGTGGATCCATATATTGGGTTTGAAAAGGATTACACTGTAAAGAGGATGACAACGTCAGTGGCAGAATTGGCTTTTCGGTGCTTGCAACAGGAGAGGGATATGAGGCCTAGCATGGACGAAGTACTGGAGATTTTGAGAGGAATCCAAAATGAAGAGATAGGTGCTCAGAAAGCTGAAGTGGTGGATATTAGGGCAGCAGATGATGTTGGGCTTTTGAAGAATATTCCTCCCCCACTTTCTCCAGATTCAGTTGTGAATGATAAATGGGTTAGCAGCTCTACTCCACCTAATTCCTTCTAG
- the LOC115975757 gene encoding LEAF RUST 10 DISEASE-RESISTANCE LOCUS RECEPTOR-LIKE PROTEIN KINASE-like 1.4 isoform X2, whose amino-acid sequence MHLHLFPAITLSLMIIAITLIHCPTSLGAEDEQYLNCSAPLNCSGLTDLSYPFWGLNRPEYCGHPSFQLDCSNDAPRINISNINYRVLEVDKILQTLRVARTDYWDTICPSVLVNTTIDFTLFSYNTSDANLTLYYQCPLPLVPITSLIRTSVLQFNCTINNTNFFSYYSPNIYSPDLSSISNSIGACNYWVNVPILLSTAVALIPTQDAVAAAIDGGFMLTWNASNPQCDTCLGAGGLCGSDPNTSAFACHCQNGTFVSGCAGPVSSSNQKSNVPLGVGIGIAGAAIAGIFLGFFIFSIRKRKKRRAQESKSKDLPTPPSSTGGPASSNFARSIPSYPYSKSDLEKGSTYFGAQIFSYDELEEATNNFDTSRELGDGGFGTVYYGKLHDGRVVAVKRLYENNLKRVEQFMNEVEILTKIRHKNLVTLYGCTSKRSRELLLVYEYIPNGTVADHLHGNRSKSGLLTWPVRLSIAIESAEALAYLHVSDVIHRDVKTNNILLDEKFQVKVADFGLSRLFPTDVTHVSTAPQGTPGYVDPEYYQCYQLTDKSDVYSFGVVLIELISSLPAVDTNRHRHDINLSNMAVNKIQNHALHELVDPYIGFEKDYTVKRMTTSVAELAFRCLQQERDMRPSMDEVLEILRGIQNEEIGAQKAEVVDIRAADDVGLLKNIPPPLSPDSVVNDKWQMQDLRRTA is encoded by the exons atgCATCTCCATCTCTTTCCAGCCATCACTCTGTCCTTGATGATAATAGCCATAACGTTAATCCATTGTCCAACATCCTTGGGCGCAGAAGATGAGCAATACCTCAACTGCAGCGCACCATTAAATTGTAGCGGCTTGACCGACCTCAGTTATCCTTTTTGGGGATTGAATCGGCCAGAATATTGTGGTCACCCAAGTTTTCAGTTAGATTGCAGCAATGATGCCCCGCGAATCAATATCTCAAACATCAATTACAGAGTCCTTGAGGTCGATAAAATATTGCAGACTCTCAGGGTTGCTAGGACGGATTACTGGGACACGATTTGCCCTTCTGTGCTTGTTAATACCACCATAGATTTCACCCTATTTTCCTATAATACTTCAGATGCGAACCTGACACTCTATTATCAATGCCCTCTCCCTTTAGTTCCTATTACATCTCTGATCCGTACTAGCGTTCTTCAGTTTAACTGCACCATAAacaatacaaattttttcagttACTATTCCCCGAACATCTACTCTCCAGATTTATCCTCAATTAGTAACTCAATCGGCGCATGCAACTACTGGGTCAATGTTCCAATTCTGCTATCAACAGCTGTGGCTCTGATTCCAACTCAAGATGCAGTAGCGGCAGCTATTGATGGCGGCTTCATGTTGACTTGGAATGCAAGTAATCCCCAGTGTGATACATGCCTAGGAGCCGGAGGGCTTTGTGGTTCTGACCCAAACACAAGTGCATTTGCTTGCCACTGTCAAAACGGGACTTTTGTATCCGGGTGTGCTGGACCTGTATCATCATCAA ACCAAAAATCTAATGTACCACTCGGAGTAG GCATAGGCATAGCAGGTGCGGCCATTGCTGGCATTTTTCTAggtttcttcatcttttccatCAGGAAACGAAAGAAAAGACGCGCACAAGAATCAAAAAGCAAAGACCTGCCTACACCTCCTTCAAGCACAGGTGGACCTGCTTCTTCTAATTTCGCTCGAAGCATCCCGTCTTATCCCTACTCAAAGTCAGATCTTGAAAAGGGAAGCACCTACTTTGGAGCGCAGATTTTCAGCTATGATGAACTGGAAGAAGCCACTAACAATTTTGACACTTCTAGAGAACTTGGAGATGGGGGATTCGGCACTGTTTACTATG GCAAGCTCCATGATGGGCGTGTAGTTGCAGTGAAGCGCctatatgaaaataatttaaaacgtGTTGAGCAGTTCATGAATGAAGTTGAGATCCTAACTAAGATAAGGCACAAAAACCTTGTGACACTGTATGGGTGCACCTCAAAACGTAGCCGAGAACTTCTCCTTGTTTACGAATACATTCCCAATGGAACTGTGGCTGATCATCTTCATGGAAATCGTTCGAAATCCGGTTTGCTGACTTGGCCAGTTCGGTTGAGCATTGCCATAGAGTCAGCTGAGGCACTGGCATACCTCCATGTATCAGATGTTATACACCGTGATGTCAAAACCAACAACATTCTCCTTGATGAGAAATTCCAAGTTAAAGTGGCTGATTTCGGTTTGTCACGGTTGTTCCCAACAGATGTCACACATGTATCAACTGCTCCACAAGGGACACCTGGGTACGTCGATCCTGAGTATTACCAGTGCTACCAACTCACTGACAAAAGTGACGTTTATAGCTTTGGAGTGGTATTAATTGAACTTATATCATCACTACCAGCTGTGGACACCAATAGGCACCGGCACGATATAAATTTGTCTAACATGGCTGTCAACAAGATTCAAAATCATGCATTACATGAGTTGGTGGATCCATATATTGGGTTTGAAAAGGATTACACTGTAAAGAGGATGACAACGTCAGTGGCAGAATTGGCTTTTCGGTGCTTGCAACAGGAGAGGGATATGAGGCCTAGCATGGACGAAGTACTGGAGATTTTGAGAGGAATCCAAAATGAAGAGATAGGTGCTCAGAAAGCTGAAGTGGTGGATATTAGGGCAGCAGATGATGTTGGGCTTTTGAAGAATATTCCTCCCCCACTTTCTCCAGATTCAGTTGTGAATGATAAATGG CAGATGCAAGATTTAAGGAGAACTGCTTGA
- the LOC115975757 gene encoding LEAF RUST 10 DISEASE-RESISTANCE LOCUS RECEPTOR-LIKE PROTEIN KINASE-like 1.4 isoform X5, giving the protein MYPLISFFFFFFLSVSATTSFPTSINKFDECYQYQAPFDCGPFKNLSQPFTSQTRPANCAQTQTEFLLTKCDATDTESPELTIPPLSYRVLRLNQTDKTMTLARSDLWENTCLTGFTNTSLGSTILNYTSDNEDLTIYYGCNANFSLKPTNQFNCSINGKVSASFYLTGPVPTDPVLNITTCQVGVRLKILQMAAIELTTNRSALKEALMSGFNVTYSDCGTQSCPNPDQKSNVPLGVGIGIAGAAIAGIFLGFFIFSIRKRKKRRAQESKSKDLPTPPSSTGGPASSNFARSIPSYPYSKSDLEKGSTYFGAQIFSYDELEEATNNFDTSRELGDGGFGTVYYGKLHDGRVVAVKRLYENNLKRVEQFMNEVEILTKIRHKNLVTLYGCTSKRSRELLLVYEYIPNGTVADHLHGNRSKSGLLTWPVRLSIAIESAEALAYLHVSDVIHRDVKTNNILLDEKFQVKVADFGLSRLFPTDVTHVSTAPQGTPGYVDPEYYQCYQLTDKSDVYSFGVVLIELISSLPAVDTNRHRHDINLSNMAVNKIQNHALHELVDPYIGFEKDYTVKRMTTSVAELAFRCLQQERDMRPSMDEVLEILRGIQNEEIGAQKAEVVDIRAADDVGLLKNIPPPLSPDSVVNDKWVSSSTPPNSF; this is encoded by the exons ATGTACCCATTaatctccttcttcttcttcttcttcctctccgTCTCCGCCACGACTTCGTTTCCCACCTCAATCAATAAATTCGACGAATGTTATCAATATCAGGCCCCCTTCGACTGTGGGCCCTTCAAgaacctctctcaacccttcaCCTCCCAAACCCGGCCCGCCAACTGCGCCCAGACCCAAACCGAGTTCCTGCTCACCAAATGCGACGCCACCGACACCGAGTCACCCGAGTTGACCATCCCCCCACTGAGTTACCGGGTCCTCCGACTTAACCAGACCGATAAAACCATGACCCTAGCCAGGTCAGACCTCTGGGAAAACACGTGCCTAACGGGATTCACTAATACCTCTCTGGGTTCCACGATTCTGAATTACACTAGCGACAATGAGGACCTCACTATCTACTACGGTTGCAACGCTAACTTTTCGTTGAAGCCTACTAATCAGTTTAATTGTAGCATTAATGGGAAAGTGAGCGCTTCTTTTTATCTGACCGGTCCGGTTCCGACCGATCCGGTTCTGAATATTACTACATGCCAAGTCGGGGTCAGACTCAAAATCCTTCAAATGGCGGCGATTGAGCTAACAACCAATCGGTCCGCTCTTAAGGAAGCTTTGATGAGTGGTTTTAATGTGACTTATAGTGATTGTGGCACTCAGTCGTGTCCCAACCCAG ACCAAAAATCTAATGTACCACTCGGAGTAG GCATAGGCATAGCAGGTGCGGCCATTGCTGGCATTTTTCTAggtttcttcatcttttccatCAGGAAACGAAAGAAAAGACGCGCACAAGAATCAAAAAGCAAAGACCTGCCTACACCTCCTTCAAGCACAGGTGGACCTGCTTCTTCTAATTTCGCTCGAAGCATCCCGTCTTATCCCTACTCAAAGTCAGATCTTGAAAAGGGAAGCACCTACTTTGGAGCGCAGATTTTCAGCTATGATGAACTGGAAGAAGCCACTAACAATTTTGACACTTCTAGAGAACTTGGAGATGGGGGATTCGGCACTGTTTACTATG GCAAGCTCCATGATGGGCGTGTAGTTGCAGTGAAGCGCctatatgaaaataatttaaaacgtGTTGAGCAGTTCATGAATGAAGTTGAGATCCTAACTAAGATAAGGCACAAAAACCTTGTGACACTGTATGGGTGCACCTCAAAACGTAGCCGAGAACTTCTCCTTGTTTACGAATACATTCCCAATGGAACTGTGGCTGATCATCTTCATGGAAATCGTTCGAAATCCGGTTTGCTGACTTGGCCAGTTCGGTTGAGCATTGCCATAGAGTCAGCTGAGGCACTGGCATACCTCCATGTATCAGATGTTATACACCGTGATGTCAAAACCAACAACATTCTCCTTGATGAGAAATTCCAAGTTAAAGTGGCTGATTTCGGTTTGTCACGGTTGTTCCCAACAGATGTCACACATGTATCAACTGCTCCACAAGGGACACCTGGGTACGTCGATCCTGAGTATTACCAGTGCTACCAACTCACTGACAAAAGTGACGTTTATAGCTTTGGAGTGGTATTAATTGAACTTATATCATCACTACCAGCTGTGGACACCAATAGGCACCGGCACGATATAAATTTGTCTAACATGGCTGTCAACAAGATTCAAAATCATGCATTACATGAGTTGGTGGATCCATATATTGGGTTTGAAAAGGATTACACTGTAAAGAGGATGACAACGTCAGTGGCAGAATTGGCTTTTCGGTGCTTGCAACAGGAGAGGGATATGAGGCCTAGCATGGACGAAGTACTGGAGATTTTGAGAGGAATCCAAAATGAAGAGATAGGTGCTCAGAAAGCTGAAGTGGTGGATATTAGGGCAGCAGATGATGTTGGGCTTTTGAAGAATATTCCTCCCCCACTTTCTCCAGATTCAGTTGTGAATGATAAATGGGTTAGCAGCTCTACTCCACCTAATTCCTTCTAG